The following are encoded in a window of Sphingobium sp. AP49 genomic DNA:
- a CDS encoding tetratricopeptide repeat protein, with product MTAPSPLLSQTADQMRDQLAASPQAAAALIRAGADAGLPEAQALYGQILLDGQGVVADPAEAFRQFGLAAASGHVMAINMVGRCHEKGWGTPVDPVAAAACYRRAAQAGLDWGMYNWGSALGLGAGVAKDEQAALGWFQKAAALGHAKSINFLGAFHEEGCLLPRDRTRAAQCYRIAAEGGDFRGQFNHARLLADAGDIAAATHWMQTAATSATPAFRTMMRDHLAASPHAALRALADTL from the coding sequence ATGACCGCCCCCTCGCCTCTCTTGTCCCAGACCGCCGACCAGATGCGCGACCAGCTCGCCGCCTCGCCGCAGGCCGCCGCCGCACTGATCCGCGCCGGCGCCGATGCCGGCCTGCCCGAAGCCCAGGCGCTCTATGGCCAGATCCTGCTCGACGGTCAGGGCGTCGTCGCCGACCCGGCCGAAGCCTTCCGCCAGTTCGGCCTGGCCGCCGCCTCGGGCCATGTGATGGCGATCAACATGGTCGGCCGCTGCCATGAAAAGGGCTGGGGCACACCGGTCGATCCGGTCGCGGCCGCCGCCTGCTATCGCCGCGCGGCGCAAGCGGGCCTCGACTGGGGCATGTATAATTGGGGCAGCGCGCTCGGCCTCGGCGCGGGCGTCGCGAAGGATGAACAGGCGGCGTTAGGCTGGTTCCAGAAGGCCGCCGCCCTCGGCCATGCCAAGTCGATCAATTTCCTTGGCGCCTTTCATGAGGAAGGCTGCCTCCTCCCCCGCGACAGGACCCGCGCGGCGCAATGCTACCGCATCGCGGCAGAGGGCGGCGATTTTCGCGGCCAGTTCAACCATGCCCGGCTGCTGGCCGATGCCGGCGACATCGCCGCCGCCACCCACTGGATGCAGACCGCCGCGACCAGCGCCACCCCCGCCTTCCGCACCATGATGCGCGACCATCTCGCCGCCTCGCCCCACGCCGCCCTGCGCGCACTGGCCGATACTCTGTAA
- a CDS encoding M28 family peptidase, with protein MKKIILLAAASALVTPALAAPAAPAAPDAARLKATVERLVSFGTRHTLSSATDPKRGIGAARAWGKAEFERIGKGCGGCLTVETVADRFTGPRAPDGVEVVDVLAIQKGTGDPNEVVIVAGHIDSRVTDVMNITSDAPGANDNASGTALVIEAARVLAGQKYNGTIVYALLSGEEQGLWGGKLLASTAKARGWHVRAMLNNDIVGNTVGQNGQVVSDRVRVFSEGIRAGDDAKANLTRRAIGGEDDGPSRALAKAIDGIAQADPKIGLEVLAVRRFDRFGRGGDHSPFLDLGFPAVRFSVGIENYDRQHQDLRTENGRVYGDTVEGMDFPYLAKVTALNVATLRRLADAPAAPATVSLDGALSMDTRVFWDAVPGAVSYKVYWRRADKQDWSDSRVVTGATETVLKDIVVDDHFIGVAAVAKDGAESLVTFGGMAPRK; from the coding sequence ATGAAGAAGATCATCCTGCTCGCCGCCGCTTCGGCCCTTGTCACCCCTGCTCTGGCGGCGCCGGCCGCGCCTGCTGCGCCCGATGCGGCGCGGTTGAAGGCGACGGTGGAGAGGCTGGTGAGCTTCGGCACGCGCCATACGCTGTCGAGCGCGACCGACCCCAAGCGGGGGATCGGCGCGGCGCGGGCCTGGGGCAAGGCCGAGTTCGAGAGGATCGGCAAGGGCTGTGGCGGCTGTCTGACCGTCGAGACGGTGGCCGATCGCTTCACCGGGCCGCGCGCGCCCGACGGGGTCGAGGTGGTCGACGTGCTGGCGATCCAGAAGGGCACCGGTGATCCCAACGAGGTGGTGATCGTCGCCGGGCATATCGACAGCCGCGTGACCGACGTGATGAACATCACCAGCGATGCGCCGGGTGCCAATGACAATGCGTCGGGCACGGCACTGGTGATCGAGGCGGCGCGGGTGCTGGCCGGGCAGAAATATAACGGCACGATCGTCTATGCGCTGCTGTCGGGCGAGGAACAGGGATTGTGGGGCGGCAAGCTGCTTGCCAGCACGGCCAAGGCGCGCGGCTGGCATGTGCGGGCGATGCTGAACAATGACATTGTCGGCAACACGGTGGGGCAGAATGGCCAGGTGGTGTCGGATCGGGTGCGGGTCTTCTCCGAGGGCATTCGCGCGGGCGACGACGCCAAGGCGAACCTGACGCGCCGGGCGATCGGCGGCGAGGATGACGGCCCGTCGCGGGCGCTGGCCAAGGCGATCGACGGCATCGCGCAGGCGGACCCGAAGATCGGGCTGGAGGTGCTGGCGGTGCGGCGGTTCGATCGGTTCGGGCGCGGCGGCGATCATTCGCCCTTCCTGGACCTGGGCTTTCCGGCGGTGCGCTTTTCGGTGGGGATCGAGAATTATGACCGGCAGCATCAGGACCTGCGCACCGAAAATGGCCGGGTCTATGGCGACACGGTCGAGGGCATGGACTTTCCCTATCTGGCGAAGGTGACCGCGCTCAATGTCGCGACCCTGCGGCGGCTGGCCGATGCGCCGGCGGCGCCAGCGACGGTGTCGCTGGATGGCGCGCTGTCGATGGACACGCGGGTCTTCTGGGACGCGGTGCCGGGGGCGGTCAGCTACAAGGTGTATTGGCGGCGCGCGGACAAGCAGGACTGGAGCGACAGCCGGGTCGTGACTGGCGCAACTGAGACGGTGCTGAAGGATATCGTGGTCGACGATCATTTCATCGGCGTTGCGGCGGTGGCGAAGGACGGGGCCGAGAGCCTGGTGACCTTTGGCGGGATGGCGCCGCGCAAATAG
- a CDS encoding NAD(P)H-dependent oxidoreductase has protein sequence MLIDRLNWRYATKKMNPDLAVAEDKVERILEAVRLAPTSSGLQQFEVIVVTNKALRAKIRAIAWDQAQVTDASHLVVFAAWDNYTADRINGMFDLVNDERGFRNEGWEAYRQMLLNTYPQRDAQTNFEHAARQAYVGLGIALTAAAFEEVDATPMEGFDPAALDEILDLRARGLRSVVMMPLGYRADEGDWLVNLKKVRRPAADFISRID, from the coding sequence ATGCTGATCGACCGTCTGAACTGGCGCTATGCCACCAAGAAGATGAACCCGGACTTGGCGGTGGCCGAGGACAAGGTGGAGCGCATCCTGGAGGCGGTGCGGCTGGCGCCGACGTCGAGCGGGTTGCAGCAGTTCGAGGTGATTGTCGTCACCAACAAGGCATTGCGCGCCAAGATCCGCGCGATCGCCTGGGACCAGGCGCAGGTGACCGACGCGTCGCATCTGGTCGTCTTTGCCGCCTGGGACAATTATACCGCCGACCGGATCAACGGCATGTTCGACCTGGTCAATGACGAGCGCGGTTTCCGCAACGAGGGCTGGGAAGCCTATCGCCAGATGCTGCTCAACACCTATCCGCAGCGCGACGCCCAGACCAATTTCGAACATGCCGCGCGCCAGGCCTATGTCGGCCTTGGCATCGCGCTGACCGCCGCCGCCTTTGAAGAGGTGGATGCGACGCCGATGGAGGGTTTCGACCCGGCTGCGCTGGACGAGATACTGGACCTGCGGGCGCGCGGGCTGCGCTCGGTGGTGATGATGCCGCTGGGCTATCGTGCGGACGAGGGCGACTGGCTGGTCAATTTGAAGAAGGTGCGGCGTCCGGCGGCGGACTTCATCTCGCGCATCGATTGA
- a CDS encoding glutathione S-transferase family protein, which translates to MIIYGARPSPFVRKVIVFAAEKGIDIEVRPAGFGKGGEAFERASPFGKIPALVDGDFAISDSTAIITYMDALYPEPNLIPTAAKARARTIWYEEFADTIAQPVGADIFFNRVVGKLLDMPHDPARADRAEVEKMPGIYDHLEGVLPDSGWLVEDRFTLADIAVACPLINVCYCSTGLKDGRWPRIKAWLDGLRARPSFAAAMALEARMLGKA; encoded by the coding sequence ATGATCATCTATGGTGCGCGGCCGTCGCCCTTTGTGCGCAAGGTCATTGTCTTTGCAGCCGAAAAGGGGATCGACATCGAGGTCCGGCCGGCCGGGTTCGGCAAGGGCGGCGAGGCGTTTGAGCGGGCATCGCCCTTCGGCAAGATACCGGCGCTGGTCGATGGCGATTTCGCGATCAGCGATTCGACCGCGATCATAACCTATATGGATGCGCTGTACCCCGAGCCGAACCTGATCCCGACCGCAGCGAAGGCGCGGGCGCGGACGATATGGTATGAGGAATTTGCCGACACCATCGCCCAGCCGGTGGGGGCGGACATCTTCTTCAACCGGGTGGTCGGAAAGCTGCTCGACATGCCGCATGATCCCGCCCGCGCCGATCGGGCCGAGGTGGAGAAGATGCCGGGCATCTATGACCATCTGGAGGGCGTATTGCCCGACAGCGGCTGGCTGGTGGAGGATCGCTTCACTTTGGCCGACATTGCCGTCGCCTGTCCGCTGATCAATGTCTGCTATTGCAGCACCGGGTTGAAGGACGGGCGCTGGCCCCGGATCAAGGCCTGGCTCGATGGCTTGCGGGCGCGGCCGAGCTTTGCCGCCGCGATGGCGCTGGAGGCGCGGATGCTGGGCAAGGCATGA
- a CDS encoding arylsulfatase — MPKGKPNVLVMWGDDIGQSNLSCYTRGVMGYRTPNIDRIAKEGMIFTDSYAEQSCTAGRASFITGQCGLRTGLTKVGLPGAELGLQHEDITIAEALKPLGYRTGQFGKNHLGDRDEHLPTVHGFDEFFGNLYHLNAEEEPEHPDYPRDPEFLKKYGPRGVLHCWSDGKGGQKIENTGPLTKKRMETVDEEFLAAAKVFIKAAHDAGEPFFVWFNTTHMHAFTHCKPESKGQAGQWQSEYHDVMIDHDKCIGEMLDFIDELGIADDTFVQYSTDNGPHMNTWPDAGTTSFRNEKNSSWEGAYRIPLLVRYPGQIEAGAESNEIVSHLDWFPTILAIAGEPDIKDKLKKGYKAGEKTFKVHLDGYNLLPYLTGKEEKSPRKGFIYFTDDGDVAALRYNNWKMLFLEQRVPGTLKIWQEPFVALRCPYIFNLRIDPYERAQITSNTFYDWMFRRIFLLVPAQELVGEFLATFKEFPPRQKSASFSLDQVVDALTANASGG; from the coding sequence ATGCCAAAAGGTAAGCCGAACGTCCTGGTCATGTGGGGCGACGATATCGGTCAGTCGAACCTCAGCTGCTACACCCGGGGCGTGATGGGCTATCGCACGCCCAATATCGACCGCATCGCCAAGGAAGGCATGATCTTCACCGATTCCTATGCGGAACAAAGCTGCACTGCGGGGCGCGCCTCGTTCATCACCGGCCAGTGCGGCCTGCGCACCGGCCTGACCAAGGTCGGCCTGCCGGGGGCGGAACTGGGCCTGCAGCATGAAGACATCACCATCGCCGAAGCGCTCAAGCCGCTGGGCTATCGCACCGGCCAGTTCGGCAAGAACCATCTGGGCGACCGCGACGAGCATCTGCCGACGGTGCATGGCTTCGACGAATTTTTCGGCAATCTCTACCATCTGAACGCGGAGGAAGAGCCGGAGCATCCCGACTATCCGCGCGATCCGGAATTTCTGAAGAAATATGGCCCGCGCGGCGTCCTCCACTGCTGGTCGGACGGCAAGGGCGGCCAGAAGATCGAGAATACCGGTCCGCTGACCAAGAAGCGGATGGAAACGGTCGACGAGGAATTTCTGGCGGCGGCCAAGGTCTTCATCAAGGCCGCCCATGACGCGGGCGAACCCTTCTTCGTGTGGTTCAACACCACCCACATGCACGCCTTCACCCATTGCAAGCCCGAGAGCAAGGGCCAGGCCGGCCAGTGGCAGTCCGAATATCACGACGTCATGATCGACCATGACAAGTGCATCGGCGAAATGCTCGACTTCATCGACGAGCTTGGCATCGCCGACGACACGTTCGTGCAATATAGCACCGACAACGGCCCGCACATGAACACCTGGCCCGATGCCGGCACGACCTCGTTCCGCAACGAGAAGAATTCGAGCTGGGAAGGCGCCTATCGCATCCCGCTGCTGGTTCGCTATCCCGGCCAGATCGAAGCAGGTGCGGAATCCAACGAGATCGTCAGCCATCTCGACTGGTTCCCGACCATCCTTGCGATCGCGGGCGAACCCGACATCAAGGACAAGCTCAAAAAGGGCTACAAGGCGGGCGAAAAGACCTTCAAGGTCCATCTCGACGGCTATAATCTGCTGCCCTATCTGACCGGCAAGGAAGAGAAGAGCCCGCGCAAGGGGTTCATCTATTTCACCGATGATGGCGATGTGGCGGCATTGCGGTACAACAACTGGAAGATGCTGTTCCTCGAACAGCGGGTGCCGGGGACGCTGAAGATCTGGCAGGAACCGTTCGTCGCGCTGCGCTGCCCCTATATCTTCAACCTGCGCATCGATCCCTATGAACGGGCACAGATCACGTCCAACACCTTCTATGACTGGATGTTCCGGCGCATCTTCCTGCTGGTTCCGGCGCAGGAACTGGTCGGCGAATTCCTGGCGACGTTCAAGGAATTCCCGCCGCGCCAGAAGTCGGCAAGCTTCAGCCTCGATCAGGTCGTGGACGCCCTGACCGCGAACGCATCGGGCGGATAG
- a CDS encoding phage portal protein, translating to MKWFGTKAAAGEARRPVLARAWGSGAVALGEWPASYEAQLRAGVIGNPVAQRAMRLVSEGAGACALKVGGVETGMDAEAAARVGALVARASAGQGLIETLASHVLLHGNGYVQVIAGADGMPAELFALRPERVSVEADARGWPAAYLYRVGESVTRLSPEDGAGRTSLLHIRALHPLDDHYGLGCVGAAAGAVAIHNAATVWNKALLDNAARPSGAMVYAPGDGSVLSPEQFERVRREMEAAFSGAANAGRPMLLEGGLDWRAMSLSPAEMDFVGLKAAAAREISLAFGVPPMLMGLPGDNSYANYREANKALWRQTILPLVGKIGAGLAQGLQGWWPGLSLAPDLDAVPALSDERAALWERVAGADFLSAEEKKAMLGI from the coding sequence ATGAAATGGTTTGGAACGAAGGCGGCGGCTGGAGAAGCCAGGCGCCCGGTGCTGGCGCGGGCCTGGGGATCGGGAGCGGTGGCGCTGGGGGAATGGCCGGCCAGCTATGAGGCGCAGCTGCGCGCCGGGGTGATCGGCAATCCGGTCGCGCAGCGGGCAATGCGGCTGGTGTCCGAAGGAGCGGGGGCATGCGCGCTGAAGGTCGGCGGGGTGGAGACCGGGATGGACGCCGAGGCGGCGGCGCGGGTCGGGGCGCTGGTGGCGCGAGCGTCGGCGGGGCAGGGGCTGATCGAGACGCTGGCGAGCCATGTGCTGCTGCACGGCAATGGCTATGTGCAGGTGATTGCGGGCGCGGACGGCATGCCGGCCGAGCTGTTCGCGCTGCGGCCCGAGCGGGTGAGCGTGGAGGCGGATGCGCGCGGCTGGCCCGCCGCCTATCTCTATCGCGTGGGCGAGAGCGTGACCCGGCTGTCGCCCGAGGATGGCGCGGGGCGGACCAGCCTGCTGCATATCCGGGCGCTCCATCCGCTCGACGATCATTATGGCCTGGGCTGTGTCGGCGCGGCGGCGGGGGCGGTGGCGATCCACAATGCCGCCACGGTGTGGAACAAGGCGCTGCTCGACAATGCGGCGCGGCCGAGCGGGGCGATGGTCTATGCGCCGGGCGACGGATCGGTGCTGAGCCCGGAGCAGTTCGAGCGGGTGCGGCGCGAGATGGAGGCGGCGTTCAGCGGCGCGGCCAATGCCGGGCGGCCGATGCTGCTGGAGGGCGGGCTCGACTGGCGGGCGATGAGCCTGTCGCCGGCCGAGATGGACTTTGTGGGGCTGAAGGCCGCAGCGGCGCGGGAGATATCGCTGGCCTTTGGCGTGCCGCCGATGCTGATGGGGCTGCCGGGCGACAATAGCTACGCCAATTATCGCGAGGCGAACAAGGCGCTGTGGCGGCAGACGATATTGCCGCTGGTCGGCAAGATCGGCGCGGGACTAGCGCAGGGACTGCAGGGCTGGTGGCCGGGGCTGAGCCTGGCGCCGGACCTGGACGCAGTGCCGGCGCTGTCGGACGAGCGCGCGGCGCTGTGGGAGCGGGTGGCGGGGGCGGATTTCCTCTCTGCGGAAGAGAAGAAGGCGATGCTGGGGATTTGA
- a CDS encoding DUF6127 family protein, whose protein sequence is MKEEMLARLVAQAEGAPLDIVMIRALIEEASELGAGRALARLGLEDRRAEADMRELRELLRAWRDAKKAARGAAIGWAVRIVMALVLLGMAVKMGLIGLVKG, encoded by the coding sequence ATGAAAGAGGAGATGCTGGCGCGGCTGGTGGCGCAGGCCGAGGGCGCACCGTTGGATATCGTCATGATCCGGGCGCTGATCGAGGAGGCGAGCGAACTGGGCGCCGGGCGGGCGCTGGCGCGGCTGGGACTGGAGGACCGGCGGGCCGAGGCCGACATGCGGGAATTGCGCGAGCTGCTGCGCGCCTGGCGCGACGCGAAGAAGGCGGCGCGCGGGGCGGCGATCGGCTGGGCGGTGCGGATCGTCATGGCGCTGGTGCTGCTGGGGATGGCGGTGAAGATGGGGCTCATTGGGCTGGTGAAGGGATGA
- a CDS encoding terminase family protein, translated as MQMADCDWVEQAAAWPDLARWLSVEAAERLGQDWHFLARPAQLAPAGEWRIWLMMAGRGFGKTRAGAEWVRAIAERDPEARIALVGATLGEARSVMVEGASGVLAVAPWWARPAYAPALRTLTWPNGAQARLFGAAEPESLRGPQFSHGWADEIGKWPGGQVAWDNMMMAMRLGHDPRVVATTTPRPVPLVRALVARDGADVVLTRGRTADNAAHLAAGFVDDVTRLYGGTRLGRQELDGELIEEAEGALWTRAALEACRVRHVPGALARVVVAVDPPATAGGDACGIVVVGLGGDGRGYVIADASVAGCSPEGWARAVAQAAQGHGADRVVAEANNGGDMVASVLRAAQEALPLRLVHASRGKAARAEPVAALYEAGRVAHRGAFPELEDQMCGLLAGGSYVGPGRSPDRADALVWGLSELMLGTKGEARVRGL; from the coding sequence ATGCAGATGGCCGATTGCGACTGGGTCGAGCAGGCGGCGGCCTGGCCCGATCTGGCGCGCTGGCTGAGCGTCGAGGCGGCCGAGCGGCTGGGGCAGGACTGGCATTTCCTGGCGCGGCCGGCGCAACTGGCGCCGGCGGGCGAGTGGCGCATCTGGCTGATGATGGCGGGGCGCGGTTTTGGCAAGACGCGGGCCGGGGCGGAATGGGTGCGCGCCATTGCCGAGCGCGATCCCGAGGCGCGGATCGCGCTGGTCGGTGCGACCCTGGGCGAGGCGCGCAGCGTGATGGTGGAGGGGGCGAGCGGGGTGCTGGCGGTGGCGCCCTGGTGGGCGCGGCCGGCCTATGCCCCGGCGCTGCGCACGCTGACCTGGCCCAATGGCGCGCAGGCGCGACTGTTCGGCGCGGCCGAGCCGGAAAGCCTGCGCGGGCCGCAGTTCAGCCATGGCTGGGCCGACGAGATCGGCAAATGGCCGGGCGGGCAGGTGGCCTGGGACAATATGATGATGGCGATGCGGCTGGGGCATGATCCGCGCGTGGTGGCGACGACGACGCCGCGCCCGGTGCCGCTGGTGCGGGCGCTGGTGGCAAGAGATGGCGCCGATGTGGTGCTGACGCGGGGGCGGACGGCGGACAATGCAGCGCATCTGGCGGCCGGCTTCGTTGACGATGTGACGCGCCTTTATGGCGGCACGCGGCTGGGGCGGCAGGAACTGGACGGCGAACTGATCGAGGAGGCGGAAGGCGCGCTATGGACCCGCGCGGCGCTGGAGGCGTGCCGGGTGCGGCATGTGCCGGGCGCGCTGGCGCGGGTGGTGGTGGCGGTCGACCCGCCGGCGACGGCCGGAGGGGATGCGTGCGGCATCGTCGTGGTCGGATTGGGCGGAGATGGGCGCGGCTATGTGATCGCGGACGCGAGCGTGGCGGGCTGCTCGCCCGAAGGCTGGGCGCGGGCAGTGGCGCAGGCGGCGCAGGGCCATGGCGCCGACCGGGTGGTGGCCGAGGCCAATAATGGCGGCGACATGGTGGCGAGCGTGCTGCGTGCGGCGCAGGAGGCGCTGCCGCTGCGGCTGGTCCATGCCAGCCGGGGCAAGGCGGCGCGGGCCGAGCCGGTGGCGGCGCTCTATGAGGCCGGGCGGGTGGCGCATCGCGGGGCTTTCCCGGAGCTGGAGGACCAGATGTGTGGGCTGCTGGCGGGGGGAAGCTATGTCGGGCCGGGGCGCTCGCCCGATCGGGCGGATGCGCTGGTGTGGGGGCTGAGCGAACTGATGCTGGGGACGAAGGGCGAGGCGCGGGTCAGGGGGCTTTGA
- a CDS encoding M28 family metallopeptidase yields MRTLFPVLPLIAILGGVAAPARAEDDLAARGDQWWRHVQILAADDMQGRGTGTPGYDKAADYVIGQFKALGLKPAGVEGYKQPIAFVEQTVVSEQSRASLVGAGGETALSVPGDIIFSGSGGPVPGAVDAPMVFAGYGLHLPEVGHDDFAGLDLKGKIVVVVSGGPTDISGALKSHARSERGHWLAAQGALGMITLVTPGQVEIPWDRRKALAGAPAVYYKDVALRDTQAPFLNAQFDPARSADLFAGSGQDFAAIAKAADASARIASFPLALRLKAQVAAKREELSSPNLIALMPGSDPKLAHEYVVLSAHLDGYGVGTPIKGDAIYNGALDNASGVASLIEIAKALKNGKEKPRRSILFTIVTGEEKGLLGARYFARRPTVPQKSIVADLNFDMALPIFKLTSVTPVGYDQSSLGREAAAVSEAMGLPITPDPFPDRNVFIRSDQYAFIREGIPALFFKYGFKAGTPEATVEKAWRANIYHSPFDDANQPVMPAETAKLNDYVTAVTLRVANADARPTWNIDSFFKRFVK; encoded by the coding sequence ATGCGCACGCTGTTCCCCGTCCTGCCGCTGATCGCGATCCTGGGGGGCGTTGCGGCGCCGGCCCGTGCCGAAGATGACCTGGCGGCGCGGGGCGACCAATGGTGGCGCCATGTCCAGATATTGGCGGCCGACGACATGCAGGGGCGCGGCACCGGTACGCCCGGTTATGACAAGGCGGCCGATTATGTGATCGGCCAGTTCAAGGCGCTGGGGCTGAAGCCCGCGGGCGTGGAGGGCTACAAGCAGCCGATCGCCTTTGTCGAGCAGACGGTGGTGTCGGAGCAGAGCCGGGCGAGTCTGGTCGGGGCGGGCGGCGAGACGGCGCTGTCGGTGCCGGGCGACATCATCTTTTCCGGGAGTGGCGGGCCGGTGCCGGGGGCGGTCGACGCGCCGATGGTGTTCGCGGGCTATGGCCTGCACCTGCCCGAGGTCGGTCATGACGATTTCGCCGGGCTGGACCTGAAGGGCAAGATCGTGGTGGTGGTGTCGGGCGGGCCGACCGATATTTCGGGGGCGCTCAAGTCGCACGCCCGGTCGGAGCGCGGCCATTGGCTGGCGGCGCAGGGCGCGCTGGGGATGATCACGCTGGTGACGCCGGGGCAGGTCGAGATACCCTGGGACCGGCGCAAGGCGCTGGCGGGCGCGCCGGCGGTCTATTACAAGGACGTCGCGCTGCGCGACACCCAGGCGCCCTTCCTCAACGCCCAGTTCGATCCGGCGCGATCGGCCGATCTGTTTGCCGGCAGCGGCCAGGATTTCGCCGCGATCGCCAAGGCGGCCGATGCGTCGGCCAGGATCGCCAGCTTTCCGCTGGCGCTGCGGCTGAAGGCGCAGGTGGCGGCGAAGCGGGAGGAGCTGTCCTCCCCCAATCTGATCGCGCTGATGCCGGGGAGCGACCCGAAGCTGGCGCATGAATATGTCGTGCTGTCGGCGCATCTGGACGGCTATGGGGTTGGCACGCCGATCAAGGGCGACGCCATCTATAATGGCGCGCTGGACAATGCGTCGGGCGTCGCCAGCCTGATCGAGATTGCCAAGGCATTGAAGAATGGCAAGGAAAAGCCGCGCCGCTCGATCCTGTTCACGATCGTTACCGGCGAGGAGAAGGGCTTGCTGGGGGCACGCTATTTCGCGCGGCGACCGACCGTGCCGCAGAAGAGCATCGTCGCCGACCTCAATTTCGACATGGCGCTGCCGATCTTCAAGCTGACCAGCGTGACCCCGGTCGGTTATGACCAGAGCAGCCTGGGCCGCGAGGCGGCGGCGGTGAGCGAGGCCATGGGCCTGCCGATCACGCCCGATCCTTTCCCCGACCGCAATGTCTTCATCCGGTCCGACCAATATGCCTTCATCCGCGAGGGGATACCGGCGCTGTTCTTCAAATATGGCTTCAAGGCGGGGACGCCCGAAGCCACGGTGGAGAAGGCGTGGCGGGCGAACATCTATCATTCGCCGTTCGACGATGCGAACCAGCCGGTGATGCCGGCGGAGACGGCCAAGCTGAACGACTATGTGACCGCCGTGACGCTGCGCGTTGCCAATGCCGATGCGCGGCCGACCTGGAATATCGACAGCTTCTTCAAGCGGTTCGTGAAATAG
- a CDS encoding DUF6438 domain-containing protein produces MARIGRKLATGLAAVLALQGCLASSQGVRQVGIYDLASERLSGAESVQVADAPGFAELSVLVTVGVDGKVVQAKALDNRGKLDPAPGLAAVRAWTFRPQMFEGQPVEAVGSVKIHYRMPEIEPDKSVPFPQGAPGDVEIMLERSACYGSCPAYQVAIRGDGAVRFSSEQKNFDGTEAEVHRAYMGDGLLWPGVHEAQIDPKAVADLIARFRAAHFMGLKDEYQAQVTDNPYYALTLRIGGVTKRVTDYVGDMVGMPASVTELEKAVDAVAGTARWVRGNGETVALMKKEGLDFRSEDAAAMVLAATRLNYRGRNGGDVRALITAAIGEGLDLSMPVNMTPAGTRKTMRPIGAAIAGYAADVGDGALFDEMARRGAVARMSKAELGKALADGAGCNVSIARALVAAGADPKATGNDGNALNAIRKSWGPCNDAERGVRAEMAQILVASGVPLEARDDLGWTPLMGCDDPDMAAILLKAGANPNARDDEGTAPILSVDDDRVALLLLRAGADPKAKDDNGTVRDQAAKYHWPATLAWLDAHGIK; encoded by the coding sequence GTGGCAAGGATCGGACGAAAGCTGGCAACGGGACTGGCGGCGGTGCTGGCGTTGCAGGGATGCCTGGCGTCGTCGCAGGGGGTGCGGCAGGTCGGCATCTATGACCTGGCGTCGGAGCGCCTGTCGGGCGCCGAGAGCGTGCAGGTGGCCGACGCGCCCGGCTTTGCCGAACTGTCGGTGCTGGTGACCGTGGGTGTCGACGGCAAGGTCGTGCAGGCCAAGGCGTTGGACAATCGGGGGAAGCTGGACCCCGCGCCCGGACTGGCGGCAGTACGTGCCTGGACGTTTCGCCCGCAGATGTTCGAGGGGCAGCCGGTCGAGGCGGTCGGCAGCGTCAAGATCCATTACCGGATGCCGGAAATCGAACCGGACAAGAGCGTGCCTTTCCCGCAAGGCGCGCCGGGCGATGTCGAGATCATGCTGGAACGCAGCGCCTGTTACGGTTCCTGTCCCGCCTATCAGGTGGCGATCCGCGGCGACGGGGCGGTCCGCTTTTCGAGCGAGCAGAAGAATTTCGACGGAACCGAGGCGGAAGTGCATCGCGCCTATATGGGCGACGGCCTGTTATGGCCGGGCGTGCATGAGGCGCAGATCGATCCCAAGGCGGTCGCCGACCTGATCGCCCGGTTCCGCGCCGCGCATTTCATGGGGTTGAAGGACGAATATCAGGCGCAGGTGACCGACAATCCCTATTATGCGCTGACGCTGCGCATCGGTGGCGTGACGAAGCGGGTGACCGATTATGTCGGTGATATGGTCGGCATGCCGGCCAGCGTGACCGAGTTGGAAAAGGCGGTGGACGCGGTTGCGGGCACGGCGCGCTGGGTGCGCGGCAATGGCGAGACCGTGGCACTGATGAAGAAGGAGGGGTTGGATTTCCGGTCCGAGGATGCGGCGGCGATGGTGCTGGCGGCGACCCGCCTGAATTACAGGGGGCGCAACGGGGGCGATGTCCGCGCCCTGATAACGGCGGCGATCGGCGAAGGGCTGGACCTGTCCATGCCGGTCAATATGACGCCGGCCGGTACCAGGAAGACGATGCGGCCGATCGGCGCGGCGATTGCCGGCTATGCCGCCGATGTGGGTGACGGCGCGCTGTTCGACGAGATGGCGCGGCGCGGCGCGGTGGCGCGCATGTCGAAGGCGGAACTGGGCAAGGCGCTGGCCGATGGTGCCGGGTGCAACGTGTCGATCGCCAGGGCCTTGGTTGCGGCCGGGGCGGACCCCAAGGCGACGGGCAATGATGGCAATGCGCTGAACGCTATCCGTAAGAGCTGGGGTCCCTGCAACGATGCGGAACGCGGCGTGCGGGCGGAGATGGCGCAAATATTGGTGGCGTCGGGCGTGCCGCTGGAAGCGCGAGACGATTTGGGTTGGACACCGTTGATGGGGTGCGATGACCCGGACATGGCGGCGATATTGCTGAAGGCCGGGGCCAATCCCAATGCGCGCGATGATGAAGGCACGGCGCCGATCCTGTCGGTGGATGACGACCGGGTGGCGCTGCTGCTGTTGCGCGCGGGGGCGGACCCGAAGGCCAAGGATGATAATGGCACAGTGCGCGACCAAGCGGCCAAATATCATTGGCCCGCGACGCTGGCCTGGCTGGATGCGCATGGGATCAAGTGA